In one Lathyrus oleraceus cultivar Zhongwan6 unplaced genomic scaffold, CAAS_Psat_ZW6_1.0 chrUn0063, whole genome shotgun sequence genomic region, the following are encoded:
- the LOC127112214 gene encoding uncharacterized protein LOC127112214, translating to MARGLWPMAYGALGPVEKSRIVGNAPRLWSPLTFVGIEVHAKIGVQIHCVGQVIVLPASRPMARGLWPMAYGARVSVEKSRIVRNAPKLLSPSTFVGIDVHAKFGIQIRCLGQGFVAPASRPVARGVSTISSGRKSRIIRNAPKLCSPPTFIGIDVHAKIGIKIRCLGQVLMFPPLVPWHVAYGLWTTRSVEKSKLFEMLRNFADPFYMY from the exons atggcacgtggcctatggcctatggcctatggagcactag gtccggtcgaaaaatcgaggattgttggaaatgctccgagactttggagtcccttaacatttgttggaatagaagtccatgcaaaaattggggtacaaattcattgtgtaggccaagttattgtccttcccgcctctcgtcccatggcacgtggcctatggcctatggcctatggagcacgcgtttcggtcgaaaaatcgaggattgttcgaaatgctccgaaacttctaagtccctcaacatttgttggtatagatgtgcatgcaaaatttgggattcaaattcgttgtctaggccaaggttttgtcgctcccgcctctcgtcccgtggcacgtggcGTTTCGACGATTAGTTCCGGTCGAAAGTCGAGAATtattcgaaatgctccgaaactttgcagtcccccaacatttattggaatagacgtccatgcaaaaattggcatcaaaattcgttgtctaggccaagttttgatgttcccgcctctcgtcccgtggcacgtggcctatggcctatggaccacccgttcggtcgaaaaatcaaagttgttcgaaatgctccgaaactttgcagaTCCTTTCTATATGTATTGA